The genome window CATTTCAATAACTGTACATTGACTAACAAGATTTTGAATTATTAGGGATTTGCTCTTTGTTAGGTTTGGTTTACAGAATAATTCTAATTCGGTAATAAAAGAAATTTTAATATCCATATTCTGTAAAACTTCAGATACCCGTTTATCACCATTTAATAGATAAATAAGAATATTTGTATCACAAAAAATCTGTGTGTTGTTTCCAATCATTCTTACTCCCATTCATCGCGTATCTTTCTTTGATACTCTACGGGATTTTCTTCCCACTTGATTTTCCCGCAAAATTTAGAAGCATCAAATTTTTTCCCTTGTGGCAGTTCTTTTAACAAAAGAGCGAGGTTTTTTTCTTTCGTTTTTTCAGTAATTCTGATAATCATATAAAAATTAAACCTTGGATTTCTTTTTAGAAAGTTGATTCAAATATAATAAAACAATTTGAAAGGTTCCAATTCAAGATAACCGAGGCACCGAAACCTTCACCTACGACCGCAACGGCAGCTTCATCAATGTTATGCGAAGTGGGAACCACACCGCACTGATTGATAACCTCACCTATAACTATGTCAATGGCCGAAACCAACTTACGCACATCACCGACGCCGCTACTGGCAGCAACAGCAACGAA of Chloroherpetonaceae bacterium contains these proteins:
- a CDS encoding type II toxin-antitoxin system VapC family toxin; this translates as MGVRMIGNNTQIFCDTNILIYLLNGDKRVSEVLQNMDIKISFITELELFCKPNLTKSKSLIIQNLVSQCTVIEMNSIIKQKTIEIKQSHKIKLPDAIIAASAISLSLPIFTADGNFEKIPQLNLISFQI